In Salinigranum marinum, one DNA window encodes the following:
- a CDS encoding DC1 domain-containing protein, which translates to MAWKIAKRKYDRATTVGKLSVPGLIVSVAVASLTSGAVSLAGSLGGLLSLFGLAFGAFGWLLGTVFGTERTRRFDASSQPGARSTRGDVQPTRGGDVGYLEYQCERCGTVLNDWNINEFGSEYTCGECGYALDDQRAAREKVDEGWAWDEEEGLA; encoded by the coding sequence CGTGGAAGATCGCGAAGCGAAAGTACGACCGCGCGACGACGGTCGGCAAACTCAGCGTACCGGGGCTGATCGTCTCCGTCGCCGTGGCGTCGCTCACCAGTGGAGCCGTCTCCCTCGCCGGGTCGCTAGGCGGGTTGCTCAGCCTCTTCGGCCTCGCGTTCGGCGCGTTCGGCTGGCTCTTGGGGACGGTCTTCGGGACGGAGCGAACCCGGCGCTTCGACGCCTCGTCACAGCCGGGTGCGCGGTCGACCCGCGGCGACGTTCAGCCGACCCGCGGGGGCGACGTCGGCTACCTGGAGTATCAGTGCGAGCGGTGCGGGACCGTGCTGAACGACTGGAACATCAACGAGTTCGGCTCGGAGTACACGTGCGGTGAGTGCGGCTACGCCCTTGACGACCAGCGGGCCGCGCGCGAGAAGGTCGACGAGGGCTGGGCGTGGGACGAGGAGGAGGGACTCGCCTGA
- a CDS encoding desampylase, producing the protein MTSPELRFERAVHDRLLEHAREGAPEEICGVLGGRAGSVTHAERVPNVASTPETRYELAPAATVESIDRLETDASEHLGFYHSHPRGPPEPSAIDEAEATWPGYVYCIVSVPQSTVRAWRWTGEAFERLAVAVETPR; encoded by the coding sequence GTGACTTCGCCTGAACTCCGCTTCGAGCGGGCGGTCCACGATCGCCTCCTCGAGCACGCGCGTGAGGGCGCACCCGAGGAGATCTGTGGCGTTCTCGGCGGGCGGGCGGGGAGCGTAACGCACGCCGAGCGCGTCCCGAACGTCGCGTCGACCCCCGAGACGCGGTACGAACTCGCTCCGGCCGCGACGGTCGAGTCGATCGATCGGCTCGAGACGGACGCGAGCGAACACCTCGGCTTCTACCACTCCCATCCCCGGGGACCGCCTGAACCGAGCGCGATCGACGAGGCCGAGGCGACGTGGCCGGGCTACGTCTACTGCATCGTCTCGGTACCCCAGTCCACCGTGCGCGCGTGGCGGTGGACGGGCGAGGCGTTCGAGCGACTCGCCGTCGCGGTCGAAACGCCACGGTGA
- a CDS encoding NUDIX hydrolase, which yields MSTAEGRSASTESDPETESAAESGAAAQAETPHKNARQDVIAVDADDEPQGLVNRLDAHTGDGVRHRAFTCLVFDGEGRILLAQRAPTKRLWDTHWDGTVASHPVEGQSQKEATRQRLEEELGITPEQYNDLRVTDRFEYKRYYENAGLEWEVCAVLKVTLDDTALDPDEEEIAGMLWVDYDHLHDHPQWYRQLRLCPWFEIAMRRDFA from the coding sequence ATGAGTACAGCGGAGGGTCGGTCCGCCTCCACCGAGTCGGACCCCGAAACCGAGTCGGCCGCGGAGTCCGGGGCCGCAGCCCAGGCAGAGACACCTCACAAGAACGCCAGACAGGACGTCATCGCCGTCGACGCCGACGACGAACCACAGGGACTCGTCAACCGCCTCGACGCCCACACGGGCGACGGCGTCCGCCACCGCGCGTTCACCTGTCTCGTCTTCGACGGCGAAGGACGCATCCTTCTCGCCCAGCGCGCGCCGACCAAGCGACTCTGGGACACCCACTGGGACGGGACCGTCGCCTCCCACCCGGTCGAGGGCCAGAGCCAGAAGGAAGCGACCAGACAGCGGCTCGAGGAGGAACTCGGCATCACGCCCGAGCAGTACAACGACCTGCGCGTGACCGACCGGTTCGAGTACAAGCGCTACTACGAGAACGCGGGACTGGAGTGGGAGGTGTGTGCCGTCCTGAAGGTGACGCTGGACGACACGGCGCTGGACCCCGACGAGGAGGAGATCGCGGGCATGCTCTGGGTCGACTACGACCACCTCCACGACCACCCGCAGTGGTACCGCCAGCTCCGACTGTGCCCGTGGTTCGAGATCGCGATGCGGCGTGACTTCGCCTGA
- a CDS encoding Lrp/AsnC family transcriptional regulator, with amino-acid sequence MDDLDHQILTILRRDARTAYTEIAERVGTSEGTVRNRVERMTDEGIIERFTVATRTGNIKAMVEVSVAVDVNTSEVSERMADWGDVDFVWQVSGEQDVVLIVDAADTAAVNDLITRARELDEVKSTKTRLILDERLG; translated from the coding sequence ATGGACGACCTCGATCACCAGATCCTCACCATCCTCCGGCGGGACGCACGGACGGCGTACACCGAGATCGCAGAGCGCGTCGGGACGTCGGAGGGGACCGTCAGGAACCGCGTCGAGCGGATGACCGACGAGGGAATCATCGAACGGTTCACCGTGGCCACCCGAACCGGGAACATCAAGGCGATGGTGGAGGTGTCGGTCGCGGTGGACGTGAACACGAGCGAGGTCTCCGAGCGGATGGCCGACTGGGGCGACGTCGACTTCGTCTGGCAGGTCTCGGGCGAACAGGACGTCGTGCTCATCGTCGACGCTGCGGACACGGCCGCGGTGAACGACCTGATCACCCGGGCTCGAGAACTGGACGAGGTGAAGAGTACGAAGACGCGGTTGATACTCGACGAACGGCTCGGGTGA
- the carA gene encoding glutamine-hydrolyzing carbamoyl-phosphate synthase small subunit: MSDAYLALEDGRVIEARGRVPGHTRGELVFTTAYTGYEESLTDPSYEEQVLTFSYPLIGNYGVRDERFESSRVHPRAAIAREFTDEVVDWLASESVPAIDHLDTREIVTSVRDQGAMKCGIAVGDDATPADAKAELKKCKGMSEHVDIGTQVSTAEPQFFPGDDGGSEATVALIDCGAKGSITDSLVARGANVHLLPYDASAADVEATDADVLFISNGPGDPENFTQAQVLVEQFVGELPIAGICLGQQVVANALGGATEKMTFGHRGVNQPVRDLETNRVVMTTQNHGYTVADPGDLDVTQVNVNDDTAEGLESDELNVITRQYHPEANPGPHDSLGFFDDVLAMVDAETKVALAD, translated from the coding sequence ATGTCGGACGCCTACCTGGCGCTGGAAGACGGCCGCGTGATCGAAGCGCGTGGTCGTGTTCCGGGGCACACACGTGGCGAACTGGTGTTCACGACCGCATACACCGGCTACGAAGAGAGTTTGACCGACCCCTCCTACGAGGAACAGGTCCTCACCTTCTCGTACCCGCTCATCGGCAACTATGGCGTCCGAGACGAACGATTCGAGTCGTCCCGCGTCCATCCGCGTGCCGCCATCGCCCGCGAGTTCACCGACGAGGTCGTCGACTGGCTCGCGTCGGAGTCCGTCCCCGCGATCGACCACCTCGATACGCGCGAGATCGTCACCAGCGTCCGCGACCAGGGCGCGATGAAGTGCGGTATCGCCGTCGGCGACGACGCGACTCCGGCGGACGCGAAAGCGGAGCTGAAAAAGTGCAAGGGCATGTCCGAGCACGTCGACATTGGCACGCAGGTCAGCACGGCCGAACCCCAGTTCTTCCCGGGTGACGACGGCGGCTCCGAGGCCACGGTCGCCCTGATCGACTGCGGCGCGAAGGGTTCGATCACCGACTCGCTCGTCGCCCGCGGGGCGAACGTCCACCTGCTCCCGTACGACGCGTCGGCCGCGGACGTCGAGGCCACGGACGCCGACGTCCTGTTCATCTCGAACGGGCCCGGCGACCCAGAGAACTTCACTCAGGCGCAGGTGCTCGTCGAGCAGTTCGTCGGCGAACTCCCCATCGCGGGGATCTGTCTCGGCCAGCAGGTCGTCGCCAACGCGCTCGGCGGAGCCACGGAGAAGATGACGTTCGGCCACCGCGGCGTCAACCAGCCCGTTCGCGACCTCGAGACGAATCGGGTCGTCATGACAACCCAGAATCACGGCTACACCGTCGCCGACCCCGGCGACCTCGACGTGACGCAGGTGAACGTCAACGACGACACCGCCGAAGGGCTCGAGAGCGACGAACTGAACGTCATCACGCGTCAGTACCACCCCGAGGCGAACCCCGGGCCGCACGACTCGCTCGGCTTCTTCGACGACGTGCTGGCGATGGTCGACGCCGAGACGAAAGTGGCGCTGGCGGACTGA
- a CDS encoding GNAT family N-acetyltransferase, which translates to MVATVLEYIEQLLPMNSTPTIRHARDTDEAAVVSFTRDTWADRDVTDYVPDVYADWIERDGEAQRTFVVDVRDDTEPRAEPGDVVAIAQGHRLSSWEAWASGMRVAPDYQGSGLSAALTDAVFDWARDRGCVVCRNMTFSWNGPALGSSRRVGFEPCTELRWAHPTPDADAPSDEVDGDPAPDGAWAFWAESAARERLRGLVMDESESWALSALTRDRLHAAADEGRLVTVAGGRAGFAERVRTFERDADDGRGTDVYAEYAVGAWPETDADAAAAVLAGVARDAASVDADRTRVMIPEGVTWASDASVARADIADEPAFVLAARL; encoded by the coding sequence ATGGTCGCGACCGTCCTCGAATATATCGAGCAACTACTTCCGATGAATTCGACACCGACGATCAGGCACGCTCGCGACACCGACGAGGCGGCGGTCGTCTCGTTCACGCGCGACACCTGGGCCGACCGCGACGTCACCGACTACGTCCCCGACGTGTACGCCGACTGGATCGAACGCGACGGCGAGGCGCAGCGGACGTTCGTCGTCGACGTGCGCGACGACACGGAGCCACGGGCGGAGCCGGGGGACGTCGTGGCGATCGCTCAGGGTCACCGGCTCTCGTCGTGGGAGGCGTGGGCTTCGGGGATGCGGGTCGCGCCCGACTACCAAGGGAGCGGACTGTCGGCCGCGCTGACCGACGCCGTCTTCGACTGGGCGCGCGACCGCGGCTGCGTCGTCTGTCGCAACATGACGTTCTCCTGGAACGGGCCCGCGCTCGGCTCGTCCCGTCGGGTCGGGTTCGAGCCGTGTACCGAGTTACGGTGGGCACATCCGACGCCGGACGCCGACGCCCCGTCCGACGAAGTCGACGGTGACCCGGCTCCGGACGGTGCGTGGGCGTTCTGGGCCGAGAGCGCCGCCCGCGAGCGACTCCGCGGGCTCGTGATGGACGAGTCGGAGTCGTGGGCGCTGTCGGCGCTCACGCGCGACCGGCTCCACGCGGCCGCCGACGAAGGACGACTGGTGACGGTCGCCGGTGGTCGGGCGGGGTTCGCCGAGCGCGTCCGGACGTTCGAGCGTGACGCCGACGACGGACGGGGGACGGACGTGTACGCGGAGTACGCCGTGGGCGCGTGGCCGGAGACCGACGCCGACGCCGCGGCCGCGGTGCTCGCGGGCGTCGCACGCGACGCCGCGTCCGTGGACGCCGACCGAACCCGAGTGATGATCCCCGAAGGTGTGACGTGGGCGTCGGACGCGTCGGTCGCGCGCGCGGACATCGCGGACGAGCCGGCGTTCGTGCTCGCCGCACGGCTGTAG
- a CDS encoding helix-turn-helix domain-containing protein — protein sequence MITECLVAEFDVEGDDCPLARATAEVDVAIDAEPPQLRGDGYVLLRFSAPATDALTAALDEDDDLRYLHVTQSDGTTNYRCLSKHPCVVHELVDAGFLVESMRYRRGGATMRGAVVGYDVLRGVMEAAGRTVGVTLRRVYPLRSDDREPIARRWDLTDAQEEAVRVAWGLGYFDLPRAVTASDVAAELGISKSAFLERLRRAQSSLFGSLFGGDPE from the coding sequence GTGATCACGGAGTGTCTCGTCGCGGAGTTCGACGTCGAGGGCGACGACTGCCCGCTCGCGCGAGCCACCGCCGAGGTCGACGTCGCGATCGACGCCGAGCCGCCGCAGTTGCGGGGCGACGGCTACGTCCTCCTGCGCTTTTCGGCCCCCGCGACCGACGCGCTGACCGCGGCGCTGGACGAGGACGACGACCTCCGGTATCTCCACGTGACCCAAAGCGACGGGACGACCAACTACCGCTGTCTCTCGAAACATCCGTGCGTGGTGCACGAACTGGTCGATGCGGGCTTTCTCGTCGAGTCGATGCGGTACCGACGGGGCGGCGCGACGATGCGCGGGGCCGTCGTCGGCTACGACGTCCTTCGGGGGGTGATGGAGGCGGCGGGCCGGACCGTCGGCGTCACGCTCCGCCGGGTCTACCCGCTCCGCAGCGACGACCGCGAACCGATCGCACGGCGGTGGGATCTCACCGACGCGCAGGAGGAGGCCGTCCGCGTCGCCTGGGGACTGGGCTACTTCGACCTCCCCCGCGCCGTGACGGCGTCGGACGTCGCGGCGGAGCTGGGGATCAGCAAGTCGGCGTTCCTCGAACGACTCCGCCGCGCGCAGTCCTCGCTGTTCGGGTCGTTGTTCGGCGGCGACCCGGAGTGA
- the paaA gene encoding 1,2-phenylacetyl-CoA epoxidase subunit PaaA — MDLDTVKQRAGPREFSPKDDMPEEYRKAATRMIQFHANSEIMGAYLEKPFIRQAPSLDRKLAFSAKVQDEIGHGQLLYRAAENLGVKTREEMLDELADGRGKFLNCFHYPMESWEEVPMIGFFVDGAAMRRQATLKNTSWEPYAHAMDKICFEEGFHIKHGESILAELATGSKAQQERLQAAFDEWWPRILQFFGPTNDSSTHHDFASSVGLKTMTNDELRQQFLNAYLPKAERYGLEIPDTPRIVHHEDEGRYEVVEEDLDWDEFWTVAKNEYEPGIGQIDAREAAQEAVEWVRESMETPAGGPAPAAAD; from the coding sequence ATGGATCTCGACACAGTCAAACAGCGGGCGGGGCCGCGGGAGTTCTCGCCGAAGGACGACATGCCCGAGGAGTACCGGAAGGCGGCGACCCGGATGATCCAGTTCCACGCGAACAGCGAGATCATGGGGGCGTACCTCGAGAAACCGTTCATCCGGCAGGCACCCTCCCTGGACCGCAAACTCGCCTTCTCGGCGAAGGTCCAAGACGAGATCGGCCACGGCCAACTGCTGTATCGGGCCGCGGAGAACCTCGGCGTGAAGACGCGCGAGGAGATGCTGGACGAACTCGCCGACGGACGGGGGAAGTTCCTCAACTGTTTCCACTACCCGATGGAGTCGTGGGAGGAGGTGCCGATGATCGGCTTCTTCGTCGACGGCGCGGCGATGCGGCGGCAGGCCACGCTGAAGAACACCTCCTGGGAGCCGTACGCGCACGCGATGGACAAGATCTGCTTCGAGGAGGGCTTTCACATCAAACACGGCGAGTCCATCCTGGCGGAGCTCGCCACGGGGTCGAAGGCTCAGCAGGAGCGCCTCCAGGCGGCGTTCGACGAGTGGTGGCCGCGCATCCTCCAGTTCTTCGGCCCGACGAACGACTCGAGCACGCACCACGACTTCGCTTCCTCGGTGGGACTGAAGACGATGACGAACGACGAACTCCGCCAGCAGTTCCTCAACGCCTACCTCCCGAAGGCCGAACGCTACGGGCTGGAGATCCCCGACACCCCGCGCATCGTCCACCACGAAGACGAGGGGCGGTACGAGGTGGTCGAAGAGGACCTCGACTGGGACGAGTTCTGGACCGTCGCGAAGAACGAGTACGAGCCCGGAATCGGGCAGATCGACGCCCGCGAGGCCGCCCAGGAGGCCGTCGAGTGGGTCCGCGAGTCGATGGAGACGCCGGCCGGCGGCCCCGCGCCGGCGGCCGCGGACTGA
- the paaB gene encoding 1,2-phenylacetyl-CoA epoxidase subunit PaaB has product MIWEVFRQEKKGGYHTHCGNVHAPDREMALMFAQIQHARRKPTHSLWVVPKEEIGEVDHEEATFGGTTDKAYRWAMTFNTDIEFAQEIADSQREQEQADRARAEAEGDD; this is encoded by the coding sequence ATGATCTGGGAAGTGTTCCGACAGGAGAAGAAGGGCGGCTACCACACCCACTGCGGGAACGTCCACGCGCCGGACCGGGAGATGGCGCTCATGTTCGCGCAGATCCAGCACGCCCGACGCAAGCCGACGCACTCGCTGTGGGTCGTCCCCAAGGAGGAGATCGGCGAGGTCGACCACGAGGAGGCGACGTTCGGCGGCACGACCGACAAGGCGTACCGCTGGGCGATGACGTTCAACACCGACATCGAGTTCGCCCAGGAGATCGCCGACTCACAGCGCGAACAGGAACAGGCCGACCGCGCCCGCGCAGAAGCGGAGGGTGACGACTGA
- the paaC gene encoding 1,2-phenylacetyl-CoA epoxidase subunit PaaC, translated as MSTTMDAPGDLDERERAAVEALLRSMADDEFVLAERYIEWQVESPTLESDLAIANIAQDEYGHARLWYDLLEDFGSSEEELIWEAEPSEFRHATLVELPFAEGDWADAVLRGYLFDVHESHLLEALADSRYPRIADRVEKIRREESYHLEHGRSWLEHLADDAPGREQVQAALDRLFPYALTLFEPMAEENDIVDLGLRDASVDDLREGWLDEVVPYLDSLGLRVPVDDGEVLVDPPAHRGRDGDHTEHWPALFEEFTFTYHDLDYAEAPHLMEDPDDVE; from the coding sequence ATGTCGACGACGATGGACGCCCCGGGGGATCTCGACGAGCGCGAACGGGCCGCCGTCGAGGCGCTGCTTCGCTCGATGGCCGACGACGAGTTCGTCCTCGCCGAGCGGTACATCGAGTGGCAGGTCGAGAGCCCGACCCTCGAGTCGGACCTCGCTATCGCCAACATCGCCCAGGACGAGTACGGCCACGCCCGGCTGTGGTACGACCTCCTCGAGGACTTCGGTTCCAGCGAGGAGGAGCTCATCTGGGAGGCCGAGCCGTCGGAGTTCAGACACGCGACCCTGGTCGAACTCCCCTTCGCGGAGGGCGACTGGGCCGACGCCGTCCTCCGGGGGTACCTGTTCGACGTCCACGAGTCCCACCTCTTGGAGGCGCTCGCGGACTCGCGGTATCCCCGCATCGCCGACCGGGTCGAGAAGATCCGCCGCGAGGAGTCGTACCACCTCGAACACGGGCGGAGTTGGCTCGAACACCTCGCTGACGACGCGCCGGGCCGCGAGCAGGTCCAGGCGGCGCTCGACCGGCTGTTCCCGTACGCGCTGACGCTGTTCGAGCCGATGGCCGAAGAGAACGACATCGTCGATCTGGGCCTCAGAGACGCCTCCGTCGACGACCTCCGCGAGGGGTGGCTCGACGAGGTCGTCCCGTACCTCGACTCGCTCGGCCTGCGCGTGCCGGTCGACGACGGCGAGGTGCTCGTCGACCCGCCCGCCCACCGCGGCCGCGACGGCGACCACACCGAGCACTGGCCGGCCCTGTTCGAGGAGTTCACCTTCACGTACCACGATCTCGACTACGCCGAGGCGCCACACCTCATGGAGGATCCCGACGATGTCGAGTGA
- the paaD gene encoding 1,2-phenylacetyl-CoA epoxidase subunit PaaD has protein sequence MSSEHAEEPQYCGYTEYRDGERVPDLPATGEGTEGLERDVWDALYGVEDPEMPISIVDLGLIYGVDVDPAGRVVVEMTLTYTGCPARDMLQDDLREAVSSVEGVDDVDLRLVWNPPWSVGMVTEQGKEDLREFGLSI, from the coding sequence ATGTCGAGTGAGCACGCCGAGGAGCCGCAGTACTGCGGCTACACCGAGTATCGCGACGGCGAGCGCGTCCCCGACCTCCCCGCGACGGGCGAGGGGACGGAGGGTCTCGAACGCGACGTGTGGGACGCCCTCTACGGCGTGGAGGACCCGGAGATGCCGATCAGTATCGTCGACCTCGGGCTGATCTACGGCGTCGACGTCGATCCCGCGGGACGCGTCGTCGTCGAGATGACGCTTACCTACACGGGCTGTCCCGCCCGCGATATGCTACAGGACGACCTCCGCGAGGCCGTCTCCTCGGTCGAGGGAGTCGACGACGTCGACCTCCGACTGGTGTGGAACCCGCCGTGGTCGGTCGGGATGGTCACCGAACAGGGGAAAGAAGACCTCCGCGAGTTCGGGTTGAGCATCTGA
- the paaE gene encoding 1,2-phenylacetyl-CoA epoxidase subunit PaaE yields the protein MRRNRDPSVTTSGDDDRAECPYCGGTNTTRDHPKGPSLCRSMHFCEDCQEPFEKFG from the coding sequence ATGCGCCGGAACCGCGACCCGAGCGTCACCACGTCCGGGGACGACGACCGCGCCGAGTGTCCCTACTGCGGGGGGACGAACACGACGCGCGATCATCCGAAAGGTCCCTCGCTCTGCCGGTCGATGCACTTCTGCGAGGACTGCCAGGAGCCGTTCGAGAAGTTTGGTTGA
- a CDS encoding PaaI family thioesterase yields MDIETFFESMPFARLLGVELTDVGEGHAEGRIEMREELSWNADQVMAHGGVTFTLADTVGGAALVSEVNQPVPTIDMRIDYLSAGTGDLEAEADVVRIGGDVGTVDVDVYAADDGSEHVATARGVYKTG; encoded by the coding sequence ATGGACATCGAGACGTTCTTCGAGTCGATGCCGTTCGCCCGACTGTTGGGAGTCGAACTCACCGACGTCGGCGAGGGCCACGCCGAGGGGAGGATCGAGATGCGCGAGGAACTGTCGTGGAACGCCGACCAGGTGATGGCCCACGGCGGCGTCACGTTCACCCTCGCCGACACCGTCGGCGGCGCGGCGCTCGTCTCGGAGGTGAACCAGCCCGTCCCCACAATCGACATGCGGATCGACTACCTGAGCGCGGGGACGGGCGATCTCGAAGCCGAAGCTGACGTCGTCCGGATCGGCGGCGACGTGGGGACGGTGGACGTCGACGTGTACGCTGCGGACGACGGGAGCGAACACGTCGCCACGGCGCGCGGAGTCTACAAGACGGGGTGA
- a CDS encoding ABC transporter ATP-binding protein — translation MTDPLLSVRDLVSGYGATRVLQGIDLDVHQGAVVALIGRNGVGKTTTLRTILGTVTPTSGSVTFDGQDVTTLSAERTAQAGIALVPEERRIFPGLTVRENVRIGRLGGRRDADKPTVDDVVDEFENLRRHRDSRGSSLSGGEQQMLAIARALVAAPELLMLDEPTEGLAPTIVQQVRRKIAELNREGSTVLLVEQNVGVALDVADYVYILAKGRVVHEGTAASVAENDAVLDRYLGVSTVE, via the coding sequence GTGACCGATCCCCTCCTGTCGGTCCGCGACCTCGTCTCCGGCTACGGGGCGACGCGCGTCCTCCAGGGGATCGACCTCGACGTCCACCAGGGAGCCGTCGTCGCGCTCATCGGCCGCAACGGCGTCGGGAAGACGACCACGCTCCGGACGATCCTCGGCACCGTCACCCCCACGTCGGGGTCGGTCACGTTCGACGGCCAGGACGTCACGACCCTGTCGGCGGAGCGGACCGCCCAGGCCGGTATCGCGCTCGTGCCCGAAGAGCGGCGGATCTTCCCCGGGCTCACCGTCAGGGAGAACGTCCGGATCGGCCGCCTCGGCGGGCGACGCGACGCCGACAAGCCGACCGTCGACGACGTCGTCGACGAGTTCGAGAACCTCCGGCGGCACCGCGACAGCCGCGGCTCGTCGCTGTCGGGCGGCGAGCAGCAGATGCTCGCCATCGCCCGCGCGCTCGTCGCCGCGCCCGAACTGCTCATGCTGGACGAGCCCACGGAGGGGCTGGCACCGACGATCGTCCAGCAGGTCCGGCGGAAGATCGCGGAACTGAACCGGGAGGGTTCGACGGTGCTCCTGGTCGAACAGAACGTCGGCGTCGCGCTCGACGTCGCCGACTACGTCTACATCCTCGCCAAGGGGCGGGTCGTCCACGAGGGAACCGCCGCGAGCGTGGCCGAGAACGACGCGGTGTTAGACCGGTATCTGGGCGTGTCGACGGTGGAGTGA
- a CDS encoding ABC transporter ATP-binding protein: protein MSEPRSRSIDGDPDGPVLRTVGLTKRFGNLVAVDDVDLAVAPGEFRSLIGPNGAGKTTTFNLLTGALAPSAGRVLLAGQDVTDLAPHERVRRGLGRSFQLTNVFGGLTVHENVRLAAQAAREGGFSPREAFLRRAATFDDVADHTARVLERSGLADRAGEVADALAYGDRRRLEIAIVLATDPEVVLLDEPTAGMSADETRATMELIDDVLADRTLVLIEHDIDLVMRVSDRVTVLHRGAVLAEGTPEEIAADEAVREAYFGGVEV from the coding sequence ATGAGTGAGCCGCGGTCCCGATCGATCGATGGCGACCCGGACGGCCCGGTCCTCCGCACGGTCGGGCTGACGAAGCGCTTCGGCAACCTCGTCGCCGTCGACGACGTCGATCTCGCCGTCGCTCCGGGGGAGTTCCGCAGCCTCATCGGGCCGAACGGGGCCGGCAAGACGACGACGTTCAACCTGCTGACCGGCGCGCTCGCCCCCTCGGCGGGGCGGGTGCTGCTCGCCGGGCAGGACGTCACCGACCTCGCGCCGCACGAGCGCGTCCGCCGCGGGCTCGGCCGGTCGTTCCAGCTCACGAACGTCTTCGGCGGCCTGACGGTCCACGAGAACGTCCGCCTCGCCGCCCAGGCCGCCCGGGAGGGTGGGTTCAGCCCGCGCGAGGCGTTCCTCCGCCGGGCCGCGACGTTCGACGACGTCGCGGACCACACGGCGCGCGTGCTCGAGCGCTCGGGGCTCGCCGACCGCGCGGGCGAGGTGGCCGACGCGCTCGCGTACGGCGACCGCCGCCGCCTCGAGATCGCGATTGTCCTCGCGACCGACCCCGAGGTCGTCCTGCTCGACGAACCCACCGCCGGCATGAGCGCCGACGAGACCCGGGCGACCATGGAGCTGATCGACGACGTGCTCGCCGACCGGACGCTCGTGCTCATCGAACACGACATCGATCTGGTGATGCGTGTCTCCGACCGGGTGACCGTCCTCCACCGCGGCGCGGTGCTCGCCGAGGGGACGCCGGAGGAGATCGCGGCCGACGAGGCGGTCCGCGAGGCGTACTTCGGAGGTGTCGAGGTGTGA